One Prodigiosinella aquatilis DNA window includes the following coding sequences:
- a CDS encoding GNAT family N-acetyltransferase, translating to MKEFMIRRIIESDLSNFRRVRLEALRLHPDAFGASYEDWSQKPDHFFADRLRTNHVFGGFDTDNLLQGMIGVSSTSSAKLSHVATIWGMYVREEARGLRLSSGLMAAALEAAGSVKTIKLSVVTTNKVALSLYRSYGFVEWAIDKEALCVDGVFHDEFLMRREVDSGL from the coding sequence GTGAAGGAGTTTATGATACGGCGAATAATCGAAAGTGATCTTAGCAATTTTAGAAGAGTAAGGTTGGAAGCTTTGCGACTTCATCCTGATGCCTTTGGTGCATCTTATGAAGATTGGAGCCAGAAGCCAGATCATTTCTTTGCTGATAGGTTACGAACCAATCATGTTTTTGGTGGATTCGATACTGATAACCTGCTGCAGGGCATGATTGGGGTTAGCAGCACATCTTCAGCAAAGTTAAGCCATGTCGCCACTATCTGGGGAATGTATGTACGTGAAGAAGCGAGAGGTTTAAGGCTTTCATCCGGTTTAATGGCAGCGGCATTGGAAGCTGCTGGTTCAGTTAAAACTATAAAACTATCAGTTGTTACGACGAACAAAGTCGCATTATCACTTTACCGCTCTTATGGGTTCGTTGAATGGGCAATCGATAAAGAAGCACTATGTGTTGATGGTGTATTTCATGACGAATTCCTTATGAGAAGGGAGGTAGATTCTGGTTTGTAA
- a CDS encoding TA system toxin CbtA family protein: MMQTQQFWQATASALLARHFGLTLNDTDLCDEACVDALQKAGIKPFEAINDLVDKYHLTHLDGTAYRPRSPYLTAADELIAGLEAGATLGFISHP; this comes from the coding sequence ATGATGCAGACACAACAATTCTGGCAGGCCACCGCATCGGCACTGCTGGCCAGGCACTTTGGCCTGACGTTGAATGATACCGATTTATGCGATGAAGCCTGTGTGGACGCGTTGCAAAAAGCGGGTATCAAACCTTTTGAAGCGATTAATGACCTGGTGGACAAGTACCACCTGACTCATCTTGACGGTACCGCTTACCGGCCGCGTTCGCCTTATCTGACTGCGGCTGATGAGTTGATTGCCGGCCTTGAGGCCGGTGCAACGCTCGGGTTCATCAGTCACCCGTAA
- a CDS encoding zincin-like metallopeptidase domain-containing protein, with protein sequence MKKTSSARRAPKTERADLYQQVTDKIVAALEKGTAPWRKPWRAAQKPAGSSLPANATTGNAYSGINIPLLWMAAEERGFSSDRWLTYRQAQRAGGHIRTGETCSLAVIFKPFEVQAEDDQGNKLVDDDGKPVMASRAMLKPLQLFNTQQCDGLPAALSDEPATILTQEETETVSAPVMNRVLEIFNASGVAVNFLNQNRACYRPVADQIVMPTSGQFFTEADYWSTLLHELVHASGHQKRLNREGITSSTRQFGDPIYAFEELIAELGSAFLCAELGVYGEVQHDSYISGWLKALKEDKRALFRACRQAREASAFLLNLKIGTESALTASEVA encoded by the coding sequence ATGAAAAAAACGTCTTCTGCCCGCAGGGCACCGAAAACTGAACGTGCTGACCTTTATCAGCAGGTGACTGACAAAATTGTTGCTGCCCTGGAGAAGGGGACCGCGCCCTGGCGAAAACCCTGGCGTGCTGCACAAAAGCCTGCCGGCAGTTCTCTGCCGGCGAATGCCACGACCGGTAACGCTTACAGCGGGATAAATATCCCCCTGTTATGGATGGCGGCAGAGGAGCGAGGGTTCAGCTCCGATCGCTGGCTCACCTACCGGCAGGCACAGCGTGCCGGAGGACATATCCGTACTGGCGAAACCTGTAGCCTGGCCGTGATTTTCAAGCCGTTTGAGGTCCAGGCTGAAGATGACCAGGGCAACAAGCTTGTCGATGATGACGGGAAACCCGTGATGGCGTCCCGCGCCATGCTCAAACCCCTGCAACTGTTTAATACGCAACAATGTGACGGTCTGCCGGCAGCGTTGTCCGATGAACCGGCCACTATTCTGACGCAGGAAGAGACGGAGACGGTTTCTGCACCGGTGATGAACCGTGTACTGGAGATATTCAATGCCAGTGGTGTGGCCGTAAACTTTCTGAATCAAAACCGGGCATGTTATCGGCCGGTCGCGGATCAGATAGTGATGCCGACTTCCGGGCAGTTTTTTACCGAGGCAGATTACTGGTCCACATTACTTCACGAACTGGTGCATGCCAGTGGCCATCAAAAACGGCTGAACCGGGAAGGGATAACTTCTTCGACTCGACAATTTGGGGATCCGATTTATGCGTTCGAGGAGCTCATCGCCGAGCTGGGCAGCGCTTTTCTTTGCGCAGAGCTTGGCGTGTACGGCGAGGTGCAGCATGACAGTTACATCAGTGGCTGGCTAAAAGCCCTCAAGGAAGACAAAAGGGCCCTGTTCCGGGCGTGCCGTCAGGCACGGGAGGCTTCAGCGTTTTTATTAAATCTGAAGATTGGCACTGAATCGGCATTAACGGCCTCAGAAGTGGCCTGA
- a CDS encoding AAA domain-containing protein, which produces MKTRQYAQKSIFDLEAIFEQSRNNVSELEQLLSELTFRNTARARTLTTKIEQALTELSSRRVASMSGSSPSASNLGSAPTQSPQVVPRDKPATVVQLRPKATPDPVMQQQFGKDQIDLGPLTYFSPPVKANDARAILAAWTAIEALSPQGYKRPEDMATGDRSRVALLERGVPWGPNARSKPNHRLYFEVVLGAIALDKATDELVKVFGEDEECSRPDGKKAAIGSILIDKEGYVLEDKGVAVSSFAWALKPALDLKLGSLGNWPNVEPRIIEHLDRMVRRHNEDGEPIPIDLDIVLDAYKWLVSRFGVPVHLVEPPTFAIKVFHHFKAKAPPELSLLNSFYLEDLGEAAKLIETGKAGTGLRRYMGIGRPDQKIDVLSPISAVEPFVAPSLMPQARWPSQGGHPLVLLQQAAVNAARAELIDAPGIIGVNGPPGTGKTTLLRDIVVGCILDRATAMSGFNKPQDAFSTTGEKLAFGSNAFLHFYRLHASLKGHEIVVASSNNKAVENVSKELPLKEANGRHEQIAYFRSISDLIANPKRAGYFEAEGDTLSDPVETWGLIAAALGKSSNRGAFQQGFWWNEDGGFLTYLKAARGINVMREIKDVRTGVIIDRVMPSVVVNERPSTNEADAAAAWRKARTAFLKLKETVDAEIASIEGMRRDIQALKGATTELQRLKQCRPSLNEAVEQAHQIAESCHQEQEKAKSQSEQDKTLLDSHLAGRPGFFSRLFGTATWKSWRSTLQKLSATLQQSVLRARGTDDALKLARTEWNNAQSQLQQLDHEISSRCQAVSELKATEAQARNRMGDRVVDEIFFERKHDAIHLTAPWLPDEVHRLREDLFAAALSVHKTFIDASASRLQHNLGLLMSGMVAGAFQSPAHRELLPDLWSSLFMVVPTVSTTFASVRTMFGDLPPESIGWLLVDEAGQAVPQAAVGAIMRAKRTIVVGDPLQIPPVVSLPEKLNAEICKFFDIEQSEWSAPAASTQTLADQASRFKSTFVTDIGDREVGLPLLVHRRCQNPMFDVSNAIAYAGQMVHAVGPKRPGSIGSALGRSRWIDVNGNAETKWCPDEGDTVVRMLKELAASGITNPDVFIITPFKIVEQNMHRRLDSETDLLRALGVKWDEWSRDRVGTIHTFQGREADTVILLLGAPKASQQRARQWAASPPNIINVAISRAKQNLYVVGSAAAWAGAGTSLQVLQRQLAQSA; this is translated from the coding sequence ATGAAGACACGGCAGTATGCGCAAAAATCAATCTTCGATCTGGAAGCAATCTTCGAACAGTCTCGCAACAATGTTAGTGAACTTGAACAGCTGTTGAGCGAGCTGACCTTTCGCAACACTGCCAGGGCGCGGACGCTGACGACTAAAATCGAGCAAGCCCTAACCGAACTTAGCAGTCGCAGAGTGGCCTCCATGTCGGGTTCCAGTCCATCAGCAAGTAATCTTGGTTCGGCGCCCACACAATCTCCCCAAGTTGTGCCCCGCGATAAGCCTGCAACGGTTGTGCAACTGCGACCGAAGGCTACTCCAGATCCTGTAATGCAACAGCAATTCGGCAAGGACCAGATCGACCTCGGTCCGCTTACGTATTTCTCTCCGCCAGTTAAGGCAAATGATGCGCGCGCGATACTGGCAGCATGGACAGCCATCGAAGCACTGTCGCCTCAAGGTTATAAGCGCCCAGAGGATATGGCAACTGGCGACCGCTCCAGGGTTGCTCTATTGGAGCGAGGCGTCCCATGGGGACCAAATGCCCGCAGCAAGCCCAACCATAGGCTTTATTTCGAGGTCGTCCTCGGCGCCATCGCTCTCGACAAGGCGACGGACGAACTAGTCAAAGTTTTTGGCGAGGATGAGGAATGTTCACGCCCGGACGGCAAGAAAGCGGCCATCGGCTCGATCCTGATCGACAAGGAAGGCTATGTGCTTGAGGACAAAGGCGTCGCCGTTTCCAGTTTTGCCTGGGCGCTCAAGCCTGCTCTCGATCTGAAGCTTGGGAGCTTAGGGAATTGGCCGAATGTTGAGCCGCGCATTATCGAGCATCTGGACCGAATGGTTCGTCGCCACAACGAGGATGGAGAACCCATACCGATCGATTTGGATATCGTTCTTGACGCTTATAAATGGCTTGTGTCGCGGTTCGGTGTGCCCGTGCATTTGGTTGAACCACCCACATTCGCGATTAAGGTGTTTCATCATTTCAAGGCCAAGGCGCCGCCTGAGCTTTCTTTACTAAATTCCTTCTACCTTGAAGATCTCGGTGAAGCAGCCAAATTGATCGAAACGGGCAAGGCCGGAACCGGTTTGCGGCGCTACATGGGAATTGGCAGGCCTGACCAGAAAATCGACGTGCTGTCGCCCATTTCCGCAGTCGAACCGTTCGTCGCACCGTCGCTCATGCCGCAGGCTCGTTGGCCTTCGCAAGGCGGTCATCCATTAGTGTTGCTTCAACAGGCCGCCGTGAATGCAGCGCGTGCTGAGCTGATTGATGCTCCGGGAATCATCGGCGTCAATGGGCCGCCGGGAACCGGAAAAACCACTCTTCTCCGGGATATCGTCGTTGGTTGCATTCTCGATCGGGCCACGGCGATGTCCGGCTTCAACAAACCGCAGGATGCCTTTTCCACAACAGGCGAGAAGCTGGCATTCGGATCCAATGCCTTCCTGCACTTCTACAGGTTACATGCATCCTTGAAGGGCCATGAGATCGTCGTAGCGTCCTCCAATAACAAAGCGGTCGAAAACGTCAGCAAAGAACTTCCCCTCAAGGAAGCCAATGGTCGCCATGAACAGATCGCCTACTTCCGGTCCATCAGCGACCTGATCGCGAACCCTAAACGAGCTGGCTATTTCGAAGCCGAGGGCGACACTCTCTCCGATCCTGTCGAAACCTGGGGATTGATCGCCGCTGCACTCGGCAAGAGCAGCAACAGAGGCGCGTTCCAGCAAGGTTTCTGGTGGAATGAGGACGGCGGTTTCCTTACCTACCTGAAAGCAGCTCGCGGCATAAACGTCATGCGTGAGATCAAGGACGTACGAACTGGCGTAATCATCGATCGCGTGATGCCCAGCGTGGTCGTCAATGAGCGGCCCAGTACCAACGAAGCGGACGCTGCTGCGGCTTGGCGGAAAGCGCGAACCGCATTCCTTAAACTCAAGGAGACGGTAGACGCCGAAATTGCCAGCATCGAAGGGATGCGCCGGGATATCCAGGCGCTCAAGGGAGCTACCACCGAACTTCAAAGACTGAAACAGTGTCGTCCGAGCCTGAATGAAGCCGTCGAACAGGCACACCAGATTGCTGAATCCTGCCATCAGGAGCAGGAGAAGGCAAAGTCGCAGAGCGAGCAGGACAAGACCTTGCTCGATAGCCATCTTGCTGGCCGTCCAGGTTTCTTCTCCCGCTTGTTCGGGACTGCGACCTGGAAATCGTGGAGATCGACACTGCAGAAGCTCTCGGCGACCTTGCAGCAATCAGTTTTACGGGCGCGGGGTACGGACGACGCACTGAAACTTGCAAGGACTGAGTGGAACAATGCTCAGTCCCAGTTACAGCAACTCGACCATGAAATCTCCAGCAGATGTCAGGCTGTCTCGGAATTGAAGGCAACCGAGGCACAGGCACGAAACCGCATGGGCGACAGAGTCGTTGACGAAATTTTCTTCGAACGCAAGCACGATGCTATCCACCTGACTGCGCCATGGCTTCCCGATGAGGTTCATCGCCTGCGTGAGGATCTCTTCGCCGCCGCCCTGTCGGTGCATAAAACGTTCATCGATGCTTCGGCCAGCCGCTTGCAACACAACCTTGGGCTATTGATGTCGGGCATGGTGGCTGGTGCATTCCAGTCCCCCGCTCACCGTGAACTTCTCCCCGATCTTTGGTCGAGCCTTTTTATGGTGGTGCCGACTGTGTCCACGACGTTTGCCTCAGTACGGACGATGTTCGGGGATCTGCCACCAGAGAGTATTGGCTGGCTTCTGGTCGATGAAGCGGGCCAGGCCGTTCCCCAGGCGGCAGTTGGAGCGATCATGCGGGCAAAACGCACCATCGTGGTGGGTGACCCGTTGCAGATTCCACCTGTGGTTTCACTTCCCGAGAAGCTGAATGCCGAAATCTGCAAGTTCTTCGACATTGAACAGAGCGAATGGTCTGCCCCCGCTGCATCTACGCAGACCCTTGCGGATCAGGCATCGCGCTTCAAATCCACCTTTGTAACGGACATAGGTGATCGAGAGGTCGGGCTGCCACTCCTCGTTCATAGGCGCTGCCAGAACCCAATGTTCGATGTCTCTAACGCCATCGCCTATGCCGGGCAGATGGTCCATGCTGTCGGGCCTAAAAGACCAGGATCAATCGGCTCAGCGTTGGGGCGATCTCGCTGGATCGACGTCAATGGCAATGCTGAGACGAAGTGGTGCCCCGACGAGGGTGACACGGTTGTACGAATGCTCAAAGAGCTGGCCGCATCGGGCATTACAAATCCGGACGTCTTTATCATCACACCATTCAAGATCGTAGAGCAGAACATGCATCGGCGTCTCGACAGTGAGACTGATCTGCTGCGGGCGCTGGGAGTAAAGTGGGATGAGTGGAGTCGTGACCGTGTAGGCACGATCCACACGTTCCAGGGCCGAGAGGCGGACACAGTCATCCTGTTGCTAGGTGCGCCGAAAGCTAGCCAGCAAAGGGCGCGCCAGTGGGCGGCAAGCCCGCCAAACATTATCAATGTAGCCATCTCACGCGCCAAGCAAAACCTATATGTGGTCGGCTCGGCTGCTGCATGGGCGGGGGCAGGAACTAGCCTGCAGGTTCTGCAGCGGCAATTGGCGCAATCAGCCTGA
- a CDS encoding LysE family translocator: MTVNDSLLAFSLAALLLTLTPGLDTALILRTACAEGGKKAFQAALGIDAGCFIWGALVALGLGALLAVSEMAYTVLKVCGAAYLSWLGLQLLIRPRSSFSNSDGSNGSQGNWFIRGMLGNVLNPKMGIFYVSFLPQFIPTAHSPLIWTFVLVSIHVTIGTMWSVTLILSTHFASAILKKSSVVKVMDRATGGLFLCFAAKLAVSTR; this comes from the coding sequence ATGACTGTTAACGATTCCCTCTTGGCATTCTCTCTCGCAGCACTGTTACTTACTCTTACTCCCGGCCTCGATACGGCACTTATTCTTCGCACCGCTTGTGCTGAGGGCGGCAAAAAAGCTTTTCAGGCTGCCCTTGGCATTGATGCTGGCTGCTTTATATGGGGCGCGCTGGTCGCGTTAGGTCTTGGTGCTCTGCTGGCGGTTTCAGAGATGGCTTACACTGTGCTAAAAGTTTGTGGAGCTGCCTACCTGAGCTGGCTGGGCTTACAACTGCTGATACGCCCCCGATCGTCTTTCAGTAACAGCGATGGGAGCAACGGTTCTCAGGGGAACTGGTTTATCAGAGGAATGCTTGGGAATGTGCTCAATCCCAAAATGGGTATTTTCTATGTCTCTTTTTTGCCTCAGTTTATACCTACCGCCCACTCTCCTTTAATATGGACTTTTGTCCTTGTTAGCATACACGTAACAATTGGGACTATGTGGTCAGTCACACTCATTTTATCCACGCATTTTGCGTCAGCTATATTGAAGAAAAGTAGCGTTGTCAAAGTCATGGACAGAGCAACAGGGGGCTTGTTTTTATGCTTCGCGGCTAAACTGGCTGTAAGCACGAGATAG
- a CDS encoding DUF1281 domain-containing protein: MFEWCKNRLEITGRSVFIDVMLQWVTGDEVPLYRHAVQQSIQLFLAGAAGILKPAKNVEYLPFPGLVSHGYGPAIASNLAFQHWLELLQKDAVLNPDTVRQIDRIWMQSGLSAVRWETIPLAARQIMTPLMTRQYVDWFGVATWSSHIDGGACWEKLGKRPDRACHCDMLMIIPSRLAAELNGNGHLLTGMSSTGSLYSRVHGMEWPCGHNVLWHRDRINSLRLEFDSPSYPPSSELMGEISAVFDCEIRHWYQEPVNGIRGYDCYDRGDHVDSGKCGTGSFSAELLSFPADALSVNEQVDVPQVKDV; this comes from the coding sequence ATGTTTGAATGGTGCAAAAATCGTCTGGAAATCACCGGTCGTTCTGTATTTATCGATGTCATGCTGCAGTGGGTGACGGGCGATGAAGTTCCGCTCTACCGTCACGCCGTACAACAGAGTATTCAGCTGTTTCTGGCCGGCGCAGCAGGGATACTGAAGCCGGCCAAAAATGTGGAATACCTCCCGTTCCCGGGGCTGGTGTCTCACGGTTATGGCCCGGCCATCGCCTCAAATCTGGCTTTTCAGCACTGGCTGGAGTTACTGCAGAAAGATGCCGTGCTCAATCCAGATACCGTCAGGCAGATTGACCGTATCTGGATGCAATCAGGTCTGAGTGCGGTCAGATGGGAGACGATCCCTCTGGCAGCACGCCAGATAATGACGCCGTTAATGACCCGACAGTACGTTGACTGGTTTGGTGTGGCCACCTGGTCATCTCATATCGATGGCGGCGCCTGTTGGGAAAAACTGGGGAAAAGACCTGATCGTGCCTGCCATTGCGACATGTTGATGATTATTCCCTCCCGGCTTGCGGCGGAACTTAACGGTAATGGCCATCTGCTGACGGGAATGTCCAGTACGGGTAGCCTTTACAGTCGGGTCCACGGGATGGAGTGGCCTTGCGGTCATAACGTTCTCTGGCATCGCGACCGTATAAACAGTCTGCGACTGGAGTTTGATTCACCATCGTATCCGCCCTCCAGTGAATTAATGGGGGAAATTTCAGCCGTATTTGACTGTGAAATCCGACATTGGTATCAGGAGCCGGTCAACGGTATTCGGGGTTATGACTGCTATGACCGCGGAGACCATGTTGATAGCGGCAAGTGTGGGACGGGGTCGTTTTCGGCTGAACTGCTGTCTTTCCCGGCAGACGCGTTGTCGGTGAACGAACAGGTCGATGTGCCGCAGGTGAAGGATGTGTGA